One Patescibacteria group bacterium DNA segment encodes these proteins:
- the pilM gene encoding type IV pilus assembly protein PilM, producing the protein MKPFSFPAIGVDISDESFKYMRFGMEQGRRTIAFFGDHDLPSGLIEAGEIQDVAGVAKVIKEVLHPYHHHTPYLTCSLPEEKGFLRLVRMQKLPASEVRQALEFQLEEHVPYPPGDLYFDYQVLPQGSIPKADMQVVVTAYPKALIESYIQVFEQAGFIPVVFELESQAVARAVSPRGSAEAILVGDIGRTRTTFSIVYHGNVLFTSTVKMGGRDLDATLRDSLHVTEAQAREIKIGRGIDFSSEEIIKSMSPALAVLKAEAERQIHFWERRREEGEPAITTAYLCGGDAHLKGLPEFLSRDLGVAVTRAKIWENLFDLTHYVPPMRAHATMRYATAFGLAMRGDDDLFSDIHI; encoded by the coding sequence ATGAAGCCGTTTTCCTTCCCGGCCATTGGCGTTGATATATCTGACGAATCGTTTAAATACATGCGATTTGGTATGGAGCAAGGTCGCCGTACGATCGCATTTTTTGGCGATCACGATTTGCCGAGCGGTTTGATTGAAGCAGGAGAGATTCAAGATGTGGCGGGTGTGGCCAAGGTGATTAAAGAGGTTTTGCATCCATATCATCACCACACACCGTACCTTACCTGCTCGTTACCAGAGGAAAAAGGGTTTTTGCGTCTTGTGCGTATGCAAAAATTGCCCGCATCCGAGGTGCGTCAAGCGCTCGAGTTTCAGCTCGAAGAGCATGTCCCGTATCCACCGGGGGATCTCTATTTTGATTACCAGGTTTTGCCGCAGGGGAGCATACCCAAAGCCGATATGCAGGTGGTGGTGACCGCGTATCCCAAGGCACTCATTGAGTCATACATCCAAGTATTTGAGCAGGCCGGATTTATCCCTGTAGTCTTTGAGCTCGAATCGCAGGCAGTCGCGCGCGCAGTATCGCCTCGCGGGAGCGCGGAGGCGATACTGGTGGGTGATATTGGCCGTACGCGCACGACTTTTTCCATCGTCTACCATGGCAATGTCCTTTTTACCTCTACCGTAAAGATGGGCGGACGCGATCTTGACGCGACACTTCGTGATTCGCTCCATGTCACCGAAGCGCAGGCGCGCGAGATCAAAATCGGCCGCGGTATCGATTTTTCTTCCGAAGAAATAATCAAATCAATGTCACCCGCGTTAGCAGTTCTCAAGGCGGAGGCAGAGCGACAGATTCATTTTTGGGAGCGAAGGCGTGAGGAGGGGGAGCCCGCGATCACGACTGCGTATTTGTGCGGAGGCGACGCGCATCTCAAGGGGTTGCCTGAGTTTCTTTCGCGCGATCTTGGTGTGGCAGTCACGCGCGCAAAGATTTGGGAAAATCTTTTTGATCTCACTCACTATGTGCCACCTATGCGCGCGCACGCTACCATGCGGTACGCAACCGCGTTTGGGCTTGCGATGCGCGGTGACGACGATTTATTTTCCGATATACATATATAG
- a CDS encoding redoxin family protein has protein sequence MDNTLRTSILVVVLALIGGSIYYFESQKVKPNISMPESTQADIAPRVVDADMLPPAPGEGKPATAPAGIKKSEMYGLAKEIASPSGFVNTKPFRIQDLIGKKVILVDFWTYSCINCQRTQPYLNAWYDKYHDQGLEIVGVHTPEFGFEKILANVEKASRDANIKYPVVLDNDYATWNAYKNRFWPRKYLIDIDGYIIYDHIGEGGYAETEKKIQTALSERMVVLNERGSVAGGTVTPSADTPSFNQQMSRETYFGAWRNTNFGNGTPSTEGEKTFAVPDAKNIDAEKFYLDGAWQIAREYAKNTEKGARLVFRFRAKDVHMVAGAPNGAKIRILQDGKPVSGGDVKNGELQIHDSKRYHLIENSSFGEHVLEIYIEDAGLEAFTFTFG, from the coding sequence ATGGATAATACTTTACGCACGAGTATCCTTGTCGTTGTACTCGCACTCATCGGCGGCAGTATTTATTATTTTGAATCGCAAAAAGTAAAACCAAATATTTCGATGCCGGAAAGTACTCAGGCAGATATCGCCCCGCGCGTCGTTGATGCCGATATGTTGCCGCCAGCACCTGGTGAAGGAAAGCCAGCCACTGCACCTGCTGGCATAAAAAAATCGGAGATGTATGGGCTCGCCAAAGAAATCGCCTCACCGTCAGGGTTCGTCAACACCAAACCATTTCGCATTCAGGATTTGATTGGCAAAAAAGTTATCTTAGTAGATTTTTGGACATATTCGTGTATCAACTGTCAGCGTACTCAACCGTATCTCAACGCGTGGTATGACAAATATCACGACCAAGGTCTTGAGATTGTAGGTGTGCATACGCCCGAGTTTGGCTTCGAGAAAATATTGGCAAATGTGGAAAAGGCATCGCGCGATGCGAACATAAAGTATCCGGTAGTGCTCGATAATGATTATGCGACATGGAACGCGTACAAAAATCGTTTTTGGCCGCGCAAATATTTAATCGATATCGATGGCTATATCATCTACGATCATATCGGTGAGGGCGGGTACGCCGAGACCGAAAAGAAGATTCAAACGGCACTCAGCGAGCGCATGGTAGTTTTAAATGAACGAGGGAGTGTTGCTGGCGGTACGGTGACACCTAGCGCTGATACGCCGAGTTTCAATCAGCAAATGTCGCGAGAGACTTATTTTGGCGCGTGGCGCAATACCAACTTTGGCAATGGTACACCGAGCACAGAAGGTGAGAAAACATTTGCGGTACCCGATGCAAAAAATATTGATGCAGAAAAGTTTTATCTTGATGGTGCGTGGCAGATAGCGCGCGAGTATGCGAAAAACACTGAGAAGGGCGCGCGGCTCGTATTTCGATTTCGAGCCAAAGATGTCCATATGGTAGCGGGAGCGCCCAATGGCGCCAAAATCCGTATACTGCAAGATGGTAAGCCAGTCTCGGGAGGGGATGTCAAAAATGGCGAGCTCCAGATCCATGACTCAAAGCGCTACCATCTCATAGAAAATAGCTCATTTGGCGAGCATGTACTCGAGATATATATAGAAGACGCAGGACTTGAGGCCTTTACCTTCACCTTTGGGTAG
- a CDS encoding 3'-5' exonuclease has translation MSNIAFTDFEMSGLDSLRHEIVEFGVVVADADTLEIIGEMDKKVRMERPESADPESLVFLGYRDELWKDAISIREALEEYSALARGALFAAWNTPYDWTFLVEAYRQNGIKNPLDYHSLDVASVAYEKLRLEPDFSIKLTAICKRLAIEKEPMPHRAINGARTAYEVYKKLRAL, from the coding sequence ATGAGCAACATAGCATTTACAGATTTTGAAATGTCAGGCCTTGATTCGTTGCGTCATGAGATCGTTGAGTTTGGTGTGGTTGTCGCTGATGCTGATACCCTCGAGATTATAGGCGAGATGGATAAAAAAGTACGGATGGAAAGGCCCGAGAGTGCCGACCCCGAGTCGCTCGTATTTTTGGGATATCGTGACGAACTATGGAAAGACGCTATATCGATACGCGAGGCACTCGAAGAGTACAGCGCGCTCGCGCGCGGCGCACTCTTCGCCGCATGGAATACGCCATATGATTGGACATTTCTGGTGGAGGCCTATCGTCAAAACGGTATCAAAAACCCTCTCGATTATCACAGTCTTGATGTCGCCAGCGTCGCATATGAAAAATTGCGCCTCGAGCCGGACTTTTCAATCAAGCTCACCGCTATATGCAAACGACTTGCCATTGAAAAAGAACCAATGCCACACCGCGCCATCAACGGAGCGCGTACCGCGTACGAGGTATACAAAAAATTGAGAGCACTCTAG
- the rpsL gene encoding 30S ribosomal protein S12: MPTIQQLIRHGRKRIVKKAKAPALRFSFNTIHNKRVWHSSPFKRGVCIKVTTQTPKKPNSAIRKVARVRLSNGMEVTAYIPGIGHNLQEHSVVMVRGGRVKDLPGVRYHIVRGVLDASGVETRRQARSKYGSKRPKAKAKA; the protein is encoded by the coding sequence ATGCCAACTATTCAGCAATTGATTCGTCACGGTCGCAAGCGCATCGTCAAAAAAGCGAAGGCGCCCGCTTTGCGTTTTAGCTTTAATACCATCCACAACAAGCGCGTATGGCACAGCTCGCCGTTCAAACGCGGTGTATGTATAAAGGTAACCACCCAGACTCCAAAGAAGCCAAACTCCGCTATCCGTAAAGTAGCGCGAGTTCGTCTTTCGAATGGTATGGAAGTAACTGCGTATATCCCGGGTATCGGCCACAACTTGCAAGAGCACTCAGTGGTCATGGTGCGTGGCGGTCGCGTAAAAGACTTGCCAGGTGTGCGCTATCACATCGTTCGTGGTGTACTCGATGCGTCAGGTGTTGAGACGCGTCGCCAGGCTCGTTCAAAGTACGGATCAAAGCGGCCAAAGGCGAAGGCAAAGGCATAA
- a CDS encoding prepilin-type N-terminal cleavage/methylation domain-containing protein: protein MHKGFTLVEALVALAVIVTAALTVYGGVALSHRATVRGGERAQAAFLLEEGYEALLYLRDVHFADRLGGLTANGSQIYCLNDISAGGSIGLMAVPTVDLCTPFDGFTRSVTFKNACRDNTSHNIMGQTTTVSCPVGQNLDTDTKYALIKVTWGTKSEQVEAYIANLFLR from the coding sequence ATGCATAAAGGTTTTACGCTCGTAGAGGCGCTCGTAGCCCTTGCGGTGATAGTTACTGCAGCTCTTACGGTGTATGGCGGCGTGGCGCTCTCGCACCGTGCCACAGTGCGGGGTGGCGAGCGCGCGCAGGCCGCCTTTTTGCTCGAAGAAGGGTACGAGGCGCTTTTGTATCTGCGGGATGTACACTTTGCTGATCGGTTGGGCGGCCTTACCGCTAATGGCAGCCAAATATACTGTCTAAATGATATATCTGCTGGCGGATCAATCGGGCTCATGGCTGTCCCTACAGTTGATTTGTGTACTCCGTTCGACGGTTTTACACGATCGGTGACATTTAAAAATGCTTGTCGTGATAATACTAGTCATAATATTATGGGGCAAACTACTACCGTCTCTTGTCCTGTCGGACAAAATTTGGATACTGATACCAAGTACGCACTCATAAAAGTCACTTGGGGTACCAAAAGCGAGCAGGTCGAGGCCTATATTGCAAACCTCTTTTTGAGATGA
- a CDS encoding MopE-related protein, producing the protein MHSKKSGLITVATIFVTVLLSATADAYQTIAHRYITCKALEGLRDPLPEAHTEFRQYAHCDDCTIFKGDYCIGLSLLPPAPSQSLIHAIRTPEWQEVEFCGGLNGPTYQPPGHITIAELEVLYDGDDLVTGSSVEDALNAVDPRSNLFTPAFASHFWDPDIYHSSFVGDFDGGLAVAVRPITRFLFCDSGISNKCRVRQSSYHRAQALWATAVSLYREGKTRESYYALGRVAHLLEDLTSPAHVHGDNHNGDKRSRPFLHTCCGGGRHPDSRPDTLETYTASKEVLQRMNRKKIRPYKDEQLLSDDIWDSLDADQKGRLFKLFWFTAQKTQYWASNGDQNPNGPLPGDQQCSEDIPDTSTICDEYAFGTLGEPNIYFDKDGNTGFLPLDLWSASNSPLTLPCRINTSLPGEQKRMAKALLGHSLSAVSGLYRLFWDQTHDQDGDGYGVVTDCDDANQSRFPGNAEICTDQFDNNCDGTVNENCPSFTITHNPWNGDGHPHNLADIQVIRSGLLSSLTRLTINPVGGFNEDVELRLVGVAPDEEPTGLPDGLDDDSLPDIGDGIPDSAYSLTSPPCLPQCIGARFGVGAGIPIDTVSASNYSIDFRVKTLPALPVGRYMVKVEGTAATPDGPVTGFTELVLVVGDSTSVPSFTITHNPRPDSHPHHLADMTMGSSQLSSEVIIGVQGVDGFDGMVTLTVVGMSLDYEPVRVPDGPDSNSLPDDQGDGIPDDSTYSTAVAQKLTPVLDGVNRYSINVLAGSSVAFKIRRVNLPPNRYMIKIVGTATVGSDIITNSSEILVAVGEGTSGYIEQ; encoded by the coding sequence ATGCACTCGAAGAAAAGTGGCCTCATCACCGTGGCGACGATTTTCGTCACCGTTCTACTTTCTGCAACAGCTGATGCGTATCAGACTATCGCGCACCGCTACATCACCTGCAAGGCGCTCGAGGGCTTGCGTGACCCTTTGCCCGAAGCTCATACGGAGTTTCGTCAGTACGCCCATTGCGACGACTGCACTATCTTCAAAGGGGACTACTGCATTGGTCTTTCTCTTTTACCCCCTGCCCCTTCTCAGTCGCTAATTCACGCCATTCGAACGCCAGAGTGGCAGGAGGTAGAGTTTTGCGGCGGTCTGAATGGACCAACCTATCAACCTCCTGGGCATATTACTATCGCAGAACTAGAGGTTCTATACGACGGCGATGATCTAGTTACGGGGTCGTCAGTTGAAGATGCTTTGAATGCAGTTGATCCACGAAGTAATCTTTTTACGCCAGCCTTCGCCAGTCACTTTTGGGATCCTGATATCTATCACTCTTCATTTGTAGGTGACTTTGATGGAGGGCTAGCTGTCGCCGTTCGACCAATAACCCGTTTTCTCTTCTGCGATTCTGGTATCTCAAATAAGTGTCGTGTTCGTCAGTCTTCGTATCATCGAGCTCAGGCACTTTGGGCGACTGCCGTCTCGCTTTATCGCGAAGGCAAGACCCGAGAGTCGTACTATGCTCTAGGTCGCGTCGCTCATCTACTTGAAGATCTCACGAGTCCTGCGCACGTGCATGGTGATAACCATAATGGGGATAAGAGATCTAGACCATTCTTGCATACTTGCTGTGGAGGCGGTCGTCACCCCGACTCTCGTCCAGACACCCTCGAAACCTACACGGCGAGCAAAGAGGTACTCCAGCGAATGAATCGCAAGAAGATCCGTCCATACAAAGACGAGCAACTTTTGAGTGATGACATTTGGGATTCGCTCGATGCTGACCAAAAAGGGCGTCTCTTCAAACTCTTTTGGTTTACCGCTCAGAAGACACAATACTGGGCGAGCAATGGTGATCAAAATCCAAACGGGCCGCTTCCCGGTGATCAGCAATGTAGCGAGGATATCCCTGATACTTCAACCATCTGCGACGAGTATGCGTTTGGTACGCTCGGCGAGCCGAACATTTACTTCGATAAAGATGGCAATACAGGATTTCTCCCGCTCGATCTCTGGTCAGCAAGCAACTCGCCGCTCACACTTCCGTGCAGAATCAATACTTCACTGCCGGGAGAGCAGAAGCGAATGGCGAAAGCTCTCTTGGGGCACAGCCTTTCCGCCGTCTCCGGTCTGTACCGCCTATTCTGGGATCAGACGCACGATCAAGACGGCGATGGATACGGCGTAGTCACTGACTGCGACGATGCCAATCAGTCGCGCTTTCCCGGCAACGCCGAGATCTGCACTGACCAGTTCGACAACAACTGCGACGGCACGGTCAACGAAAACTGCCCGTCGTTCACCATCACGCACAACCCGTGGAATGGTGACGGGCACCCGCACAACCTTGCCGATATTCAAGTTATTCGATCGGGACTCCTCTCTTCGTTGACAAGGCTTACTATAAATCCGGTGGGTGGATTCAATGAAGATGTGGAATTGCGTCTTGTGGGTGTTGCTCCCGACGAAGAACCGACAGGTCTTCCTGACGGTCTCGATGATGACTCTCTCCCTGATATTGGTGACGGCATACCTGATAGTGCGTATTCTCTCACCAGTCCTCCATGCTTGCCTCAATGTATAGGCGCGCGGTTCGGTGTCGGCGCAGGCATTCCCATCGACACAGTGAGCGCGAGCAACTACTCTATAGACTTCAGGGTAAAGACTCTCCCAGCGTTGCCGGTAGGGCGCTATATGGTCAAAGTTGAGGGCACAGCGGCTACCCCAGATGGCCCCGTGACTGGCTTTACTGAACTCGTGCTTGTGGTCGGTGACAGTACATCAGTACCCTCCTTTACCATCACGCACAATCCCCGACCCGATTCTCACCCGCACCATCTGGCAGACATGACGATGGGTAGCTCTCAGCTCTCCTCCGAAGTCATCATTGGTGTGCAAGGCGTCGACGGGTTCGATGGTATGGTGACATTGACCGTCGTCGGTATGTCTCTCGACTATGAGCCCGTCAGAGTGCCCGATGGCCCCGATAGTAATTCTTTGCCAGACGATCAGGGTGACGGTATTCCCGACGATTCAACCTATAGTACCGCAGTAGCTCAAAAGCTTACGCCCGTATTAGATGGCGTCAACCGCTACTCAATCAATGTTTTGGCGGGGAGTAGTGTCGCGTTCAAGATTAGGAGAGTCAATCTCCCTCCTAATCGATACATGATCAAAATCGTGGGTACCGCGACCGTCGGCAGTGATATCATCACAAATTCCAGTGAGATCTTGGTGGCAGTCGGCGAAGGTACATCCGGCTACATCGAGCAGTAG
- a CDS encoding transposase, whose product MERKIVFSVGEYYHVYNRGVEKRRIFLDRNDKERFLRLLYIANSDIPVVFRLSQKKPLADIPVGKKAVAIGAYTLMPNHIHLLIKEVVDGGLSLFMEKLMTAYAKYFNKKYDRVGSLFQSRFKAEHIDRDEYLKYIYAYIHLNPIKLIEPTWKEKGIGDMKRAKKFLDTYRYSSYQDYAGLHRPEKIILAPKGFPAYFEDRYAFADAHQDWLDFKPTT is encoded by the coding sequence ATGGAAAGAAAAATCGTGTTTTCTGTCGGCGAGTACTATCATGTGTATAATCGTGGCGTGGAAAAACGAAGAATTTTTCTCGACAGAAATGACAAAGAACGCTTTCTTCGCCTGCTCTATATAGCAAACAGCGATATACCCGTTGTCTTTCGCCTTAGCCAAAAGAAACCGCTTGCCGATATTCCTGTCGGCAAAAAAGCAGTAGCAATCGGTGCTTATACGCTGATGCCCAATCATATACATTTACTTATCAAAGAGGTTGTAGACGGTGGATTGTCTTTGTTTATGGAAAAACTGATGACAGCGTATGCCAAGTATTTCAACAAGAAATATGATCGCGTCGGATCTCTGTTCCAAAGTAGATTTAAGGCCGAGCATATTGATCGGGATGAATATCTAAAGTATATATATGCCTATATACATCTGAATCCCATAAAACTCATTGAGCCAACCTGGAAGGAAAAGGGTATTGGTGATATGAAGCGTGCAAAAAAATTTCTGGATACATATCGATATTCAAGCTATCAAGACTACGCTGGTCTACATCGGCCGGAGAAGATTATCCTTGCGCCAAAGGGATTTCCCGCGTATTTCGAAGACAGATATGCCTTTGCCGACGCGCATCAAGATTGGTTAGATTTCAAACCAACCACCTAA
- a CDS encoding site-2 protease family protein, giving the protein MDAIDILFQIAILVMSVVIHEVSHGIAAYAQGDKTAQYAGRLTLNPLPHLDPIGSIALPLLLVVTGSPFMIGWAKPVPYNPYNLRNQKWGSAIVGVAGPLSNILLALSFGLIFRFGGDLLPSAFLQICLMITMVNVILAVFNMVPIPPLDGSKVLFSFFPYYWHRYEALLEQYGFVLLLVFIFFLSPVVSTVSEYIIRLIIGI; this is encoded by the coding sequence ATGGACGCAATAGATATTCTCTTTCAAATAGCCATTCTCGTGATGTCGGTAGTCATCCACGAGGTTTCTCACGGGATTGCTGCCTACGCGCAGGGTGACAAGACGGCACAATATGCCGGCCGCCTCACACTTAACCCCCTGCCGCACCTCGATCCTATCGGCTCTATCGCACTTCCCCTTCTATTAGTAGTGACGGGGAGTCCTTTTATGATCGGCTGGGCCAAACCCGTACCATATAACCCGTATAACCTACGCAACCAAAAGTGGGGCTCGGCTATCGTAGGAGTCGCGGGCCCACTCTCAAACATATTGCTCGCTCTTTCGTTTGGGCTCATCTTTCGGTTTGGTGGCGACCTGCTACCGTCGGCATTTTTACAAATTTGCCTTATGATCACGATGGTCAATGTGATCCTCGCGGTATTCAACATGGTACCGATCCCCCCGCTCGATGGTTCCAAGGTACTCTTTAGCTTCTTTCCCTACTATTGGCATCGGTATGAGGCGTTGCTTGAACAATATGGCTTCGTGCTTCTTTTGGTCTTTATCTTCTTTTTATCTCCCGTCGTGAGCACCGTGAGCGAATATATCATCAGACTAATCATCGGCATATGA
- a CDS encoding cytochrome c biogenesis protein CcdA — protein sequence MKPKRDWNIFFSAVFFVLGFSLVFSLLGVLLQTVLSNLAYDAQIWAQRIGGAVVILFGLYLTGLVRIPFLEREYKVKVRGHFRSHFITSFLFGAAFAAGWTPCVSAALGAILALASTNPSSAFVLLFAYTLGIGIPFLLVGLFTTQAQELIGRAGKKLLYFQYFFGAILIAIGVLMFVGDLSRVANLEILTTILLKFGVGTSAGDGIMALSPITFGIALFAGFASFLSPCILPIVPGFLTYLASTAAKENETHG from the coding sequence ATGAAACCAAAGCGCGATTGGAATATATTTTTCTCGGCAGTATTCTTTGTCCTTGGGTTTTCTCTCGTTTTCTCATTGTTGGGTGTGCTCTTGCAAACAGTTCTCTCAAATCTTGCATATGACGCGCAGATATGGGCACAGCGGATTGGCGGTGCCGTTGTCATTCTTTTCGGTCTGTATCTGACGGGTCTGGTCCGCATTCCGTTTCTTGAACGCGAATACAAAGTAAAAGTGCGCGGGCATTTTCGCTCGCACTTTATTACTTCGTTTTTGTTTGGCGCCGCGTTTGCTGCTGGCTGGACGCCGTGCGTGTCAGCGGCGCTCGGTGCTATCTTGGCGCTTGCGAGTACCAACCCATCGTCAGCATTTGTGTTGCTCTTTGCCTACACGCTCGGCATTGGCATTCCGTTTTTACTCGTCGGGCTTTTTACCACACAAGCGCAAGAGCTTATCGGTCGCGCAGGAAAAAAACTTTTGTATTTCCAATATTTTTTCGGCGCCATACTCATCGCCATCGGCGTTTTGATGTTTGTGGGCGATTTGAGCCGAGTCGCTAACCTCGAGATTTTGACGACCATTCTTCTCAAGTTTGGAGTTGGCACAAGCGCGGGCGATGGCATCATGGCGCTCAGCCCCATCACCTTTGGCATCGCGCTCTTTGCTGGGTTTGCGTCATTTCTGAGTCCGTGCATATTACCTATCGTGCCCGGATTTTTGACATATCTTGCGTCAACCGCAGCAAAAGAAAACGAAACTCATGGATAA
- a CDS encoding 50S ribosomal protein L28 encodes MATKTCTICGKGSVMGGKRKLLRGHYNPVKWERKHPNLQWLRVGKTPRVLACTTCIRKRKSA; translated from the coding sequence ATGGCAACTAAAACTTGTACAATCTGTGGCAAAGGATCAGTGATGGGCGGCAAGCGCAAGCTTCTTCGCGGTCACTACAATCCTGTAAAATGGGAGCGCAAACACCCAAATCTCCAATGGCTTCGCGTAGGTAAGACTCCGCGCGTTTTGGCGTGTACGACCTGCATTCGCAAACGCAAGAGCGCGTAA
- a CDS encoding thioredoxin family protein: MKLNLSRGSSPLIIVALTIVVIIVIGGGYYYFTQSPKGEMACSAEAKLCPDGSAVGRTGPNCEFAPCPNADMPKDALPPPAKETQPITFTGTVLAGSKSPLIDYNKADYDKALASDKLVVLYFYANWCPICRVEFPEAQKAFNELNDDRVVGFRINYEDSDVTPDEKVLAREFNITYQHTKVLIKNGKRILKAPETWNKDRYLSKIKENL, encoded by the coding sequence ATGAAATTAAATCTTTCTCGCGGTTCTTCGCCTCTCATTATTGTCGCTCTCACTATTGTCGTAATCATCGTCATCGGTGGGGGGTACTATTATTTTACTCAGTCTCCAAAAGGTGAGATGGCCTGCTCTGCCGAGGCAAAGCTTTGCCCTGACGGTAGTGCCGTGGGCCGCACGGGTCCCAACTGCGAATTTGCCCCGTGTCCCAATGCGGATATGCCAAAAGATGCGTTGCCGCCTCCGGCGAAAGAAACACAACCCATCACTTTCACTGGCACGGTGCTAGCAGGATCAAAGTCACCGCTCATTGATTACAACAAAGCTGATTATGACAAGGCGCTTGCGTCAGACAAATTGGTAGTGTTGTATTTCTATGCAAATTGGTGCCCTATTTGCCGTGTAGAATTCCCTGAAGCACAAAAAGCATTCAATGAACTTAACGATGATCGCGTGGTGGGCTTCCGTATCAACTACGAAGATAGTGATGTCACGCCTGATGAAAAAGTACTCGCGCGCGAGTTCAATATTACCTACCAGCACACCAAGGTGTTGATCAAAAATGGCAAGCGTATTCTTAAAGCGCCCGAGACTTGGAATAAAGATCGTTATCTTTCAAAGATTAAAGAGAATCTCTAA
- a CDS encoding type II secretion system protein — translation MMKLHHNKGMSILELLIVIGVMGMLAAMSFVAFRSFFNNQELNAATEQVVAILRSARTYTLSSRNDSAGATTSTCYGVAVTPSNITLMFDDSCNCSLDSVVSTTQSLPGGTYISIETFPTYGGYDGLSFQRITGNAQDIGSSCASLPAGGRILILTSRRNISMAKVIKITPLGNIEVQ, via the coding sequence ATGATGAAATTGCACCATAACAAAGGCATGAGTATTCTCGAGCTTCTCATCGTTATCGGCGTGATGGGTATGCTCGCGGCGATGTCATTTGTGGCCTTTCGATCATTTTTTAACAACCAAGAACTCAACGCGGCTACCGAGCAGGTAGTAGCAATATTGCGTAGCGCCCGAACCTATACTCTGTCTTCACGCAATGATAGTGCTGGGGCTACGACCAGCACATGTTATGGGGTAGCTGTTACTCCAAGTAACATAACGCTTATGTTTGACGATAGTTGTAACTGCTCACTTGATAGCGTGGTGAGCACCACGCAGTCATTGCCGGGGGGCACATATATATCCATTGAGACATTTCCCACATATGGAGGATATGACGGCCTCTCTTTTCAACGAATAACCGGAAATGCGCAGGATATTGGCTCAAGTTGCGCGTCACTACCGGCTGGGGGCCGTATCCTTATCCTCACCTCCCGCCGCAACATCAGCATGGCGAAAGTTATAAAGATAACACCTTTGGGCAATATTGAGGTACAATGA
- a CDS encoding type II secretion system protein, with protein MRRRAFTLIELLVYVGVLVIVLGAIFFFMVNIITNERSIGDRVRMMDEADFAMRQVLDHARGAKNLESTDFAFSNDGELTLTKTDAVVTIKVDKSDPTKPKLIMTKNDGINPVSTRILTSPRVAVDIFTLECAGTISPCSSNAKGVRIKLGLRDLVTYQTITITTGATPRGY; from the coding sequence ATGAGACGGCGCGCCTTTACTCTTATTGAACTCTTGGTGTATGTGGGTGTGCTGGTAATAGTACTCGGCGCCATTTTCTTTTTTATGGTCAATATTATTACCAATGAACGCTCAATCGGCGACCGTGTGCGCATGATGGACGAAGCAGACTTCGCGATGCGCCAAGTACTGGACCATGCGCGTGGTGCAAAAAATTTAGAATCGACAGATTTTGCTTTTAGTAATGATGGCGAACTTACACTCACAAAGACAGATGCCGTAGTCACTATTAAGGTTGATAAATCTGATCCTACCAAGCCAAAGCTTATTATGACGAAAAATGACGGCATCAATCCTGTTTCCACGCGCATACTTACATCACCGCGTGTGGCAGTTGATATTTTTACTCTCGAGTGTGCGGGTACTATAAGCCCGTGTAGTAGTAATGCCAAAGGTGTGCGTATTAAGCTCGGTCTTCGTGATCTGGTGACGTATCAAACTATTACTATTACCACGGGCGCTACCCCGCGTGGTTATTGA